In Phlebotomus papatasi isolate M1 chromosome 1, Ppap_2.1, whole genome shotgun sequence, the following proteins share a genomic window:
- the LOC129799860 gene encoding uncharacterized protein LOC129799860, translated as METAGDKYVLYGGEVRENLTKRYKSLGELYAEKLQDSKNEAEIIDAKSGERLSRDYLREASEHLTEFLRRKGIKSGDVMAILSENRLQFPIVLFAAIFSGAPLSVLSPYYTEYEIQFALEIVQPKVIFFTAKVSEKIKIVLKRMNIESILIFLNDEDLKSKEFINYSEILQDETFKPKSGFKVAETDKEKDVAFILQSSGTTGLPKSVQMTHKNVLAGMSSTMDIFKDFHEHKDIVLTVAPWVHNFGLLTMLRLIASGTKMISLQRFEEDFYLKTIERYRASVLFVAPPVMVFLSKSPILDRYNLQTLRVIYSGAAPLSKETVEGIFRRLPSLETICNGYGMTETTIGALFATFFSKKANTNGVLWKGLSAKIIDAETGRALPPNIPGELCIKGDQIMIGYKGNEEATKAAVDRDGWLHTGDIAYYKGNEIFLMGRSKELIKYKGFQVSPSELEAIIVGHPKVRDVAVIGIPDEVAGELPMALVVRKPQASVHEEELQDFVNSRVSGTKKLRGGIRFVDEIPKNVNGKIMRDFLRKKYGSIQKSKL; from the exons ATGGAAACTGCTGGGGATAAGTATGTGCTTTACGGGGGTGAAGTACGTGAAAATTTGACAAAGAGATATAAATCTCTTGGTGAATTGTATGCTGAGAAATTGCAAGATAGCAAAAATGAAGCTGAAATT ATTGATGCAAAATCGGGTGAAAGACTCTCCAGGGACTACTTGAGAGAAGCTTCTGAGCATTTGACTGAATTCCTGAGACGCAAAGGAATAAAATCAGGCGATGTTATGGCAATCTTGAGCGAGAATCGTCTGCAATTCCCAATTGTGCTCTTTGCTGCAATTTTCTCGGGAGCTCCATTGAGCGTATTGAGTCCTTATTATACAGAATATGAAATCCAATTTGCTCTAGAGATAGTTCAACCAAAAGTTATTTTCTTCACAGCAAAAGTTTCAGAGAAAATTAAGATTGTCCTGAAGAGAATGAACATCGAGAGTATTCTAATTTTCCTCAATGATGAAGACTTGAAATCCAAGGAATTTATCAATTACAGTGAGATATTGCAGGATGAGACATTTAAGCCAAAATCTGGATTTAAAGTGGCAGAAACAGATAAGGAGAAAGATGTTGCCTTTATCCTGCAGTCTTCCGGAACAACAGGACTCCCAAAATCTGTTCAAATGACgcataaaaatgttttagctGGGATGTCCAGCACAAT GGATATTTTCAAGGATTTCCACGAACATAAGGATATTGTTCTAACTGTTGCACCCTG GGTGCACAACTTTGGCTTGCTGACGATGCTGCGTTTAATAGCATCTGGGACAAAGATGATCTCACTCCAACGTTTTGAGGAGGATTTCTACTTAAAAACAATTGAG CGTTACAGGGCTTCCGTGTTATTTGTAGCACCTCCCGTGATGGTGTTCCTTAGCAAATCCCCCATCCTGGACAGGTACAATTTGCAGACTCTGAGAGTCATTTATTCAGGAGCAGCTCCACTCAGCAAGGAAACTGTTGAGGGGATCTTTAGGCGTCTGCCAAGTTTGGAAACAATATGCAATGGTTATGGGATGACGGAAACTACAATTGGTGCCCTCTTTGCCACTTTCTTCTCCAAAAAGGCAAACACCAATGGAGTCCTCTGGAAGGGATTGTCAGCTAAGATCATTGACGCAGAGACTGGCAGAGCTCTGCCACCAAACATCCCCGGGGAATTATGTATCAAAGGGGATCAGATAATGATTGGGTACAAGGGAAATGAGGAAGCTACCAAAGCCGCTGTAGATCGGGATGGTTGGCTCCACACGGGGGATATTGCGTATTACAAAGGCAACGAGATATTTTTAATGGGGAGATCAAAAGAACTTATAAAGTACAAGGGTTTCCAAGTGTCCCCGTCTGAGTTGGAGGCCATAATTGTAGGTCATCCTAAAGTCAGGGATGTGGCAGTTATTGGGATTCCGGATGAGGTGGCAGGGGAATTACCCATGGCGTTAGTGGTAAGGAAGCCTCAGGCTTCAGTGCATGAAGAGGAACTTCAGGACTTTGTTAATAGCAGAGTTTCAGGGACCAAAAAGCTCAGGGGAGGGATTAGGTTCGTAGATGAAATCCCAAAGAACGTCAATGGGAAGATTATGAGGGATTTCCTGAGGAAGAAATACGGAAGTATTCAAAAATCTAAACTTTag
- the LOC129799859 gene encoding uncharacterized protein LOC129799859, translating into MSEESFITYGGEAPIDYTNNQSLTEHVIKSFVKNGKATAIIDGISGESMSYSDILDRALTLHQYFRGKGIKRGDVIGLCCENRLEFPIVAFSTIFSGATLSTLNPRYVNREIKHVLDLTTPKIIFVTSSAIDNIKEVAKEVPSIKEIIAIGSNSSSKNARDLRTFDEILKDPKYKMNQRDYKLPSEGDLDSNDAFILMSSGTTGLPKGVVLSDRNILEALANLEETKRSMFVTPNVCSLGILPWFHSYGLVTLFCLTTKGVKIVSLPRFEEKTFLNAIQTYRVSHSFLVPPLMVFLAKNPNVKNYDLSCMKELFYGAAPLGKEIEEEVKQRIPSIRKIQQGYGMTETTLTVFGFRTGIPLLGSVGVVTAKTWCKIVNPETGEVLGPNKTGEICIKGPSIMKGYYRNPKATQETIRNGWLHTGDIGYYDETRNFYIVDRLKELIKYNSFQVAPAELEGLILTHPAVKDCAVIGIPHAEVGELPAAFVALKDNHRATGEEIAEFIADRVSNHKRLRGGVHFVQEIPKNPSGKILRRVLRDRLSRKSKL; encoded by the exons ATGTCTGAAGAGAGTTTCATAACTTACGGTGGAGAAGCTCCAATTGATTATACTAATAATCAAAGTTTAACTGAACATGTGATAAAATCTTTTGTGAAAAATGGCAAAGCAACGGCAATT ATCGATGGAATTTCTGGTGAATCAATGTCATACAGCGATATTTTGGACAGGGCATTGACACTTCATCAATACTTTCGAGGAAAAGGCATTAAGAGGGGCGATGTTATAGGATTATGTTGTGAGAATCGTTTGGAATTTCCCATTGTGgcattttctacaattttctcAGGAGCAACTCTATCTACTTTGAATCCCCGATACGTTAATC gTGAGATAAAGCATGTTCTTGACCTTACAACACCCAAGATTATCTTTGTCACTTCATCTGCAATTGATAATATAAAAGAAGTGGCCAAAGAGGTACCATCTATCAAGGAGATCATTGCAATTGGAAGCAATTCAAGCTCTAAAAATGCTCGTGACTTGAGGACTTTTGATGAGATCTTGAAAGATCCAAAATACAAAATGAATCAAAGAGATTATAAACTACCATCTGAGGGTGATTTGGACAGCAACGATGCCTTCATTTTGATGTCTTCGGGGACTACAGGACTCCCAAAGGGAGTTGTTCTTTCTGACAGAAACATTCTGGAAGCTTTGGCTAATTTAGA agaaaccAAGAGATCAATGTTCGTCACTCCAAATGTCTGCAGTTTGGGTATTCTTCCATGGTTTCATTCCTATGGATTAGTCACACTTTTTTGCCTCACAACAAAAGGTGTTAAAATAGTTTCTCTGCCGAGATTCGAAGAGAAAACTTTCTTAAATGCAATTCAG ACGTACAGGGTATCCCATTCCTTTCTGGTGCCCCCTTTAATGGTTTTCCTggccaaaaatccaaatgtcAAGAATTATGATTTGAGCTGTATGAAGGAGCTGTTCTACGGAGCTGCTCCTCTGGGCAAAGAAATTGAGGAGGAGGTGAAGCAGAGGATTCCGAGTATTAGGAAAATCCAGCAGGGATATGGGATGACAGAGACAACTCTCACGGTATTCGGATTCCGAACCGGAATTCCTCTTTTGGGAAGCGTGGGAGTGGTAACAGCAAAGACTTGGTGCAAAATTGTCAATCCTGAGACTGGGGAAGTTCTTGGGCCGAATAAAACTGGCGAAATATGTATAAAAGGACCATCAATTATGAAAGGATACTACCGGAATCCTAAAGCTACCCAGGAAACCATAAGAAATGGATGGTTGCATACCGGAGACATTGGATATTACGATGAAACCAGGAATTTCTACATTGTGGATCGATTGAAGGAGCTCATCAAGTACAATAGCTTTCAAGTGGCTCCTGCTGAACTCGAAGGACTTATCCTAACCCATCCTGCAGTAAAAGATTGCGCAGTAATTGGTATTCCACATGCAGAAGTTGGAGAACTTCCAGCCGCTTTTGTGGCATTGAAAGACAATCATCGAGCAACAGGGGAAGAAATTGCTGAATTCATTGCTGATAGGGTATCAAATCACAAAAGATTACGTGGAGGAGTTCATTTTGTCCAGGAAATACCAAAAAACCCAAGCGGAAAGATTCTCCGAAGAGTCTTGCGAGATAGACTCTCAAGAAAATCTAAATTGTAA